Sequence from the Rutidosis leptorrhynchoides isolate AG116_Rl617_1_P2 chromosome 3, CSIRO_AGI_Rlap_v1, whole genome shotgun sequence genome:
TGTCCCAGCTGACCATTGGCTCACACTCCTTAGAACCTAAAATATCAAGGCATTTATGGTTTCAAATAccaaacataaaaaaataaaaataaaaaataaattttcAGCAGGTAGCAAATCCAGGACATATTAAGGTACTGAAGAATTTAGGCAGTAATAACAGGATAATCACAACTTATATACATATAAGCATGTCAAATTGTCCAGTAAAAAGGAGTTTCCTACTATATTGACACATTGATATAGATATATTTTTCAATTAGTACACCTTTAAAAGCAATTCTACCAAAACAGAAGTCAATTAGTAATTTCACATTTATAAGTTGCATATTTTGCATTAGGTAAAACATCACATATGGAAAATGTAAAATAATTGTAACGGAACTATGCAACATGTATAATTAGAAAGAGCTAGTAATATCAAGAGTGTAAAGTTTACCTGACAGCGACATCCAACACGAGGACCAACTTGTCCTGACTCATCAGCAGAAACAACTAGGTTACCTCGCTCCTGGGTTTCCCACCATTCTTTATCAGAAGCTTTCATACCCGAACGGGTCACTACATCAGAGACCAATTCTCGCTCACGATTTAGAACATGTCGTTCATCCACAAAACCTCTCATTGGCATATCTGGAGCTAACGGTTCAACTTTGGGTTTCATGAAAGAAAAGGAAACCCTAGAAGGCCTACTTGGTTGACCAtgtaacccatttgacccattcattTTCAGTTGACCATTAGAAACATCCAAACCATCAGCCTCTTGAGGTATCAGCAACGGGATGTCTTCAGAAGACACAGAAGAAGAAGAATTCTCTCGGTTGATTACTTGATGAGTGTCTAAAACTGTTAAATTTTCAGCCTCGAGTTCTCGATTGTTGCCCATGTAATGTGGGATCACCATGTGTTGCTGAGGCATAAGTAGTGGAAAAGCTTGCTCGTTGGGAGCTTTATTTCTCTAAATGATGATAAATTATGATACAAAAATATTAGATAACATTGTTAACGATTCAAACAATGAAGCTGAGAATATGAGGTAAACAATAGAAACCTTGGCATAATTCCAACGTTGAACAAAGTGTCGAGCAACATCACGACATGGTGGTCCCCATAAGGCACAATGGACATCATGCCATGGCATACGAGGATATAGTTTACGATCGAGCTCATCCTTCATTGTATCTTCCCATGAATTTGGTTCGGATTCACTGCAACATTGGGATCAGAATAAAGTCTGTTCGCAATTTGAAAGAGCTTAATGCACAAGGCCAGTGGACAGATTAAATAACTTATCTGAGTGGTTCCACACGTCATCATTTTTTGAGTTGCTTATATTTATACTTTTATTAATTAGTAATGCATTTCAGACATACCAGGAAAAGGACAAACTAATTAAACTACTGAGAGATAATATCAAAATGCTATAAGAAAATTAAATTACCGGGGGTTATAGTAGTCCTTTCCAGGCCAAAACGTAGCAGGATCATCACCCACTTTGTGCTCACATGAGTCATAACGACCGAAGCAAAGATCAAGTCCACCAATGAAGCAGACATCATTATCAACAATGACCAATTTTTCATGGTGGGACCTACGTATTAAACAATTGAAAGAAGAGACAAATAACTGAAATTAATATTAAAGATTATAAAACATTAAGAATGAAGAATGTAGAAAGAATGAAGACAGGTTGCAACATACACGTCTTACCATAGATACACACCGCTAGAAAAATGGTCCGGAAACCTTAAAACTCTGACGTTCTCATGGATAGCAACAAGCTTTTTCTTACTATAAACGCTATTAATTTTCAGCGCAAGAGCGAGCTCTTTGTACATAAGAATGTAAATCTGCAGTCAAAGTATACCAAGAATATGTTAGGTACACTAGTACATATGTCGCAAGTAAAAAAAAAGTTTTAGAAAAACCATGTGTATTGATGTAAGTCACTAGCATAGAGCACTCACTCAGTTCTGTATTTGATCTCTCACACTAATCTTATCATTTTATTAATCAAGAAGTACTGAAGATAAGTTGATACCTAACTTTTATTTACTTGCCAAGTACTCAGCCAGATCATGTTTTCACCTTTGGAGcatttttgggtgtgtttggttgattaAAAAGGGAGACTTTCCAGAAAATATCTCTAAGAAAAATGGAAAATTAGAAAACATTTTCAAAATGGATACTCTGCTTTCCAAGAAAATGGAAAAACCACTTTTCATGTTATAATTAGTTTATGGAAAACAATGATTTTTGATTTTCCACCTTTTTCTTTTATGACACTCATCCACATTTCTTATAAATTTTCAAAACTTTTTTAGTTTATCTAGTTTTCCAAAGTTTCAACACTTTTCTAGAGGATAAAAACTTTCCTTTTAATAGAAATGAAAAATTGTGGAAAATTTTCCGCTATACCACATCCTTAGTTTCTCTGCAAGGTTCTAATAATGTATTCTTATTTAAGGTCTTGATAAGAATCAACCTGGACAATTAAATAAGAACAAATGAAAGTttcaatgttaaaaaaaaaaaagatagaagATAGAAAAGTTTTCTCCCAGTTAACTCGCTTACAAGATGTAAGTTGCTCTCACAGTGATATGTAATCACTTTTATCATTTCAAGATAATAAGTTATAACCCTCAATCCTAATGCCCTTTTAAGACTGTACATTCCCTAGACTTACCATAATATGATATCCAAAGCTTACCATAATATTAGAgtaatatacataaataaataactaACATTTTTATAAAGCAATTGATGTATAAATAACTAAAATGACTTTTCCATCAATTACCTTGGTTAACTAGTTGCTAAAATACATATTACTTATCTACTAAATAGATAACAACTAATTATTGCATGATCTCAATAATATTGGGTCATGTCAGGTTTCTTCAAAGTTATATTCAGCCTGCAAACTACTACTTACACAAAGTTCTCCATCATAATTGCCCACACTAAATCTACAGAAACCATTATCAGGAACTTTTTATATATTAACAGTCATACAAAACTAACTAGCACGAGACTTAATATATCCATATTAAATAATCTAAAAGCCAGCTACAGTTTACCTGAACACCTTGCTTGGCTTTTGCCTCCAGTAAAGAATCAAGGCGAGAGGACGCATGAGCTTGAAAAGGTCTTCGCAAGTACAGTTCTGGACACAACCACCACCCACACATAAATATCTGCAAATAAACACGTAATTATCCTGAATTACTTTAAAAATCATAACGAATCAACATTAATAATTGATAAACCTATTAAAATGAAAAACAAACCTCTGATTTTGCCCCTTCAATAGCCAAAGCAATGGCTTCAAAAGCGGCTCGACCATCAACAAACCACTGAGCCTGACTACCATCATCGGTTAGACCACGAGGTGGAGCAAACGAACCGAAACGGTGAGGATAACACCAACCCTCGGGTGGTCGAAGTCCAGCATCATTAATTGCAGCAACCCAATccctaactttagttttatttctaCTTCTTATTGTTATGCTTCGGCTTCCACATGAAACCTGTTGTCATATTTCATGTTCATGAAAACAGTTTGTCATTATAATTGAGCTAATTTCCAAAGGATCCGGATTATTGGGTAATTTCCAAATGTCAGTAAATATTTCTAAATTTGcagcaaggttgaaaaagacgcgagacggagaCGAGTCGGTCAGGACCTTAAAAGGTCGAATCGGTCAGACAGACGTTGACTAATGTTGCCTAGTAAATAATATATAGGTTTTTTATAATGTTTTGTACAACTATAGTGTATATAGTGTATCTATTAATTTATCTTTATGGGATAATATTTCCCAGCTAATTTTTAAATGGGCTTGGGATTTTCATTTAGAATAGAACAAGGGCAGACAAAAGTCAACTTTTGACCGACGTTGACTGCGTTTTCCCGATTTTGACATGACTTTTAGCGTTGACCGTCTAATAAGACGGTTTTATGCGAAATGGGACACGCTAACGGCCACCGCAACTGTCGTTTGCCGCCATGATTTGCAGACAGATAGTTGATCTGAAAAGCATTATTTTAAATTTCCAAATATGATCATTCACATAGATATAGATGTTTGGTAATATAAGATATTTGTCTGCTTAACACAGATTGcaaatattcaaatatatattttatagGCCCAAAACAATTTGAATAGGTAgttcattaaaatatattaattggTTATACGCTATACTTGCCAGAAAAGAATGCCGTAAGGGATTATGTTCGTTGGTTTCTTTCGCTAAAAATACTCGACCTTCACCATTTCCATCTGAAGGAGGCAGAACATCGAAAACAATTATGTCCAATGGCTCAGCATCATATGGATCTTTTAACAGGGCTATAAATCCAGGCTTCAATACAGCCCACACCTGCATACATTTAGAGAACACCATGAAAAACATGCAGACAACTTGTCCCCATGATTGAAAATATTATTAAACTACTACTGAACATGTAAAGTGGTCCAGCTACAAAGATTCCATAATTGACATTTAATACATCACCATGAGTAAAACACAAAAGGCCAGTATAAGAGTGGGAGAATACATAAAAAACGTGTCTAGAAAAAAAATATCATCCCAAAGGGATTAAAAATAAGCAAATGCTGGTTAGAAATAATTGAAAAACATAATAGTCTAGAATTATTTTCTAGAAAACATGTATAGTCACATTCCTTTGCATGATCGAACGCAAGTACTTGATCTTAAGAAGAAAACTGTGACCCTTAattttatattaaataataaaaatatgcaTTTGCGTTTTTTTAAATCTCCAAAACCGTCAATCAGGTACACAAAAATGTAAAGACATAACAAATGAATGATTAAAACTTATATGAGAAAGTGATACCTTTTGCCAATTGTCATTACAGCAATTGAACCAAAGACAAGTGGAACACTTTCTGTCATTTTCCTCATTGGGAATATTTGCTAAGTGTTTCACTAATACGTATTCTTCTTTTAGCTTGGAGCCATACTCAGGACAGAAGGATAACTTAGAAACCCCCATAAACTTACAAACCTGCTTTAAAGAAAATTTATTAGTAAGAATGTGCTGAAAGAAATTACCGCAACTGAGTAACAAATTTACTCAAATCAATAATTAAAACCAGTATAAAGACATACATAAAATAGTTAAAGGCTggtcaattaaatatataaatatatgtaggcTGGATTTTACAAGCACGAGAAGTAAAAGTGGTCATTTAAACCCGTGGGGCTATTTAGGCCATGTGTTAATGGGTTGAAAGTCATTCAAAGTGTGGTTTTACAAGTTTTGACCAGATATCCAACCCACCCACTCTGCCGCAAGAAGTTAAGAAGACCAAAAAGTAGTTACTGAGACTATAAATGTACCTCTCTTGAATTCACAATATCCAAATTCCCAAGAAAATGATTCAAGTATCCTTGCATTGCGGTTTTTGCTCGATCTGAAATGGAATTTTGCCTTCCAAGTGCTGGGCGTATCATTGGCAGGGCTGCACTTGATGGAACATCTCTGAACAAAAAATCACCTGTAAGAACTATGATCATTACATCAATGAACCAATTTTCACATAGATTTTTATAAAGTTAGATACTTAGTAGTCACCTGTTTCTAACACTTCCCTCATTATTTGATGTCACTATATTATCatcaggttcatcatcatcatcatgcacaACTGCTGGGTGGTCTCCTATTCCTAGGTTTTGAAGCCATTCTTTAACCTACATAAGGAAGACAGAGAGTCACAATAATACAATTAAGCATACCCATCTATGACTAGCTGATGGAAAGATGTACAAACCTGTTCTTGTTTCTCGTGAATTTCTTCAATAATGGCGCGTTTCTTCAATGCAAAATGTAAATAAAATACGTGTGAAGCTTTCTTCACTAGCTGCCACTTGAACTGCAGCACGCAAACATGGTAGATTAGTGAAAACTAAAGATGGGTATGGAATTCATAGACCTGCAATTCTAGGGTACGGAAAGTAGCAAGAAAATCAAGAGATTGTCCTGGTTGTGAAACCGGTCATCAACCTCAGCCTTTCCAATACAACGAAACATCAAATGCTATGACTGATTAGCATCTAATTAGAATTCAATAAAAATTATGTGATATCAACTTTATCTGTTGAGAAAATAATCCTGAGTTAACTGATAGACAACATAATTTTGGGCAAGTTGCATTGATATATCATCCAGATCTTGTCTTTCCTAAAAACTAATAAGATACAATACCAACAGTGAGCTTAAGTGCTTCCATATAACGCCCCGAAAATATGACTTAGTAACAGAAAATCACCATACATACTAGTATACTACTTCACTGAGTAATGCTTAAGCACTCTGTTCGGTGATATAGCATAGTTCCCTATTCTGAACTCACTAATGAAAAAGAAAACCTAAATAGCCCATAACTAGCTGTCTCTTATCATTATATAAAGAGGAACTCTGCAACAAACGTAAAACTACAGCGTTACGTACATCATCACTAGCATGAATATTGAATAAGGCTATTTGTTCTCTAATAAGAGTGCCCCACTGAAGTACCCGAAATGTTTAAACATGTTGTGCTCCAAAGACTGCAAATCATCCTCAAGACATTTGGTGCACAACAAATTCCTTAAAAAGAGCCTAACTGAAAAAAGCATCTCTAGTTCATAAGGTATCCCGTAATACGATAATTGGGTTGAGTAAGGCATATCTCCTACTTGTCTCTATAGATTGCCCAAAATAGTCACTTACTCAGACACCCTTTTCCCTATCATAGTGTTTGTGCAGTTCCCACAAATTAAAAATTTGTATGTACGTATTCTTTACAATAGAGAGCGAAGTCCGAAACTTCACACGGTAGTGGCTCGTAAAGCTTTAATTCTCATAGGTTAGTTACTTCGAAAGGGAAAATAAGGAAGCTACTACCTACATTTTGCAAATAAAAAGGCAAGAGAACCTTCTGCACATTTCTACACGTTCGGACATAGAAAATGCATATGGCTAACTAGTACACATCTTGGGTAAAGAAACTCCTAGCGTGAATTGGGCAAAAATGGAAGTCCTACAAATGTTTAAGATTGAGGTTCTCCATTTATTATATTATGCAAACGTACATCCTTTTGATATCTCAAGAATCAAAAATCAAATAGATTAATGAAACACACAATTCTGAATCTTAATACACTTGCTCAATTATATCATCCACAAGTAAATTTTTCTATCAAACCTGTtcacatttattttatatttacatTCATTCCAAAAACCGTAGTTATTAACTTATTCAAACTTTTAATTACTGTTTAAAATCAAACTTCATTGAGTTAAGCATACGTTGCCAAAACAATATTAAAAAAATCACAAATTATAGAAAGCTTATCAGTTGTCTTAACTTGTTTGTTACACAAAGTGCTGCTATCTAACTCTTAGTATCTTGAATCTCACTCTAACTTGTTTGTGTGACTAAACCTAAAACTAGTACATACTTCTTCCTAATCAAACTACTCAAATCCACAGAAAACCTAATAACAAGAACATCAATTAATTTCACATTCAATAACTACATAGCTTATGAAATCAAATATGGAATCGATTCATATCACAATTAGTAATTACCTAGGCTATGAAACAATATTGGTATTAATTAGGTTAGAATCATATGCATACCTGCTTATACTGGAAATCAATTGTATAAGAAAGAAGCATGGGGCTAATATCACCGGCGTCTGGACGAGAAACCTGTACAATTGTGGCCTTAGGCAACTCATCGAAAATTCGAGTTGTTTCCGGCGGATGTTGATGGAACGAGAAGAAGGATGATAATCTGGACGGCTCAGATTGCATCTGAACGTAGTGAGATCCACTACCTCCGCCGGACATTAACTGCTCCGATGCCATATTATATCGATGATCACTCTTCAACTTCGATCAAAGTAATAATTGATAAAATAATCAAATCAAATTGAattgaattataataattaatgaaTGAATATGAGATATATGTACGTGTACGTTATGTTGTACAGTACTATATACGTGTATCAGTTGATGTCTACAGATCAAAGAAGAAAATGAATTTGTTTTCCAAATGTTTGAGGAGAGAGAAGACGGAAGATTTGGTAGGTAACGTAAATTGTCAAGTCTACGAACTCCAGTTTCGGTATTTTGTTATACACGGAGCAAATAGTCGGGTCGGGTTTAGTCTTTGATAGAGTTGTATCTGCACAGGTttttcatatttttttaatttggtAGGAAAGCCAATATTTTTAACTCTTGAATATATCCTCCCTCTCTTAATTGTCAAATACACACTTttaaaaaatgtaataaaaatactttcatttttatttacacactttTAAGAGCATGATAGAACTTTTTCGTCTTATTTTTTTACAATTTATGGAAGTGcacaattaatttgagacatctcaaaatggaatactggacaattaattAGAGACGAATGGAGTAGTTCGCTATTTTACCAGACAACAATAACTACAAAATTCAATCCCACAAAAGTAGGCTATGAGGAGGTAATATGTAGACAATTATTCCTTTTTCTTAGAATAAAGAGAAGTGTTTCTTCACCCAAAATGAAACAATCCAATAGTAGAGAAAGTCCTCcttctcaatgttctatggatagagagattgttttCGAATGG
This genomic interval carries:
- the LOC139898553 gene encoding phospholipase D zeta 1-like isoform X2: MREVLETGDFLFRDVPSSAALPMIRPALGRQNSISDRAKTAMQGYLNHFLGNLDIVNSREVCKFMGVSKLSFCPEYGSKLKEEYVLVKHLANIPNEENDRKCSTCLWFNCCNDNWQKVWAVLKPGFIALLKDPYDAEPLDIIVFDVLPPSDGNGEGRVFLAKETNEHNPLRHSFLVSCGSRSITIRSRNKTKVRDWVAAINDAGLRPPEGWCYPHRFGSFAPPRGLTDDGSQAQWFVDGRAAFEAIALAIEGAKSEIFMCGWWLCPELYLRRPFQAHASSRLDSLLEAKAKQGVQIYILMYKELALALKINSVYSKKKLVAIHENVRVLRFPDHFSSGVYLWSHHEKLVIVDNDVCFIGGLDLCFGRYDSCEHKVGDDPATFWPGKDYYNPRESEPNSWEDTMKDELDRKLYPRMPWHDVHCALWGPPCRDVARHFVQRWNYAKRNKAPNEQAFPLLMPQQHMVIPHYMGNNRELEAENLTVLDTHQVINRENSSSSVSSEDIPLLIPQEADGLDVSNGQLKMNGSNGLHGQPSRPSRVSFSFMKPKVEPLAPDMPMRGFVDERHVLNRERELVSDVVTRSGMKASDKEWWETQERGNLVVSADESGQVGPRVGCRCQVLRSVSQWSAGTSQVEESIHKAYCSLIEKAEHFVYIENQFFISGLSGDEIIRNRVLESLHRRIMRAYHEKQHFRVIIVLPVLPGFQGGLDDVGAASVRAIMHWQYRTISRGNSSILHNLSDLLGPKVHDYISFYGLRSYGRLSDDGLVASSPVYVHSKVMIVDDNTVLVGSANINDRSLLGLRDSEIGVLIEDKEVVESSMGGSPWKAGKFALSLRLSLWSEHLGLQSTEIKKIADPIIDSTYKDIWMATAKTNTAIYLDVFSCIPNDLIHSRASLRQCVSERKGKLGHTTIDLGIAPKNLESYEDGNVKGIDPMDRLAAVKGHLVSFPTEFMLKEDLRPMFKESEYYASPQVFH
- the LOC139898553 gene encoding phospholipase D zeta 1-like isoform X1; its protein translation is MASEQLMSGGGSGSHYVQMQSEPSRLSSFFSFHQHPPETTRIFDELPKATIVQVSRPDAGDISPMLLSYTIDFQYKQFKWQLVKKASHVFYLHFALKKRAIIEEIHEKQEQVKEWLQNLGIGDHPAVVHDDDDEPDDNIVTSNNEGSVRNRDVPSSAALPMIRPALGRQNSISDRAKTAMQGYLNHFLGNLDIVNSREVCKFMGVSKLSFCPEYGSKLKEEYVLVKHLANIPNEENDRKCSTCLWFNCCNDNWQKVWAVLKPGFIALLKDPYDAEPLDIIVFDVLPPSDGNGEGRVFLAKETNEHNPLRHSFLVSCGSRSITIRSRNKTKVRDWVAAINDAGLRPPEGWCYPHRFGSFAPPRGLTDDGSQAQWFVDGRAAFEAIALAIEGAKSEIFMCGWWLCPELYLRRPFQAHASSRLDSLLEAKAKQGVQIYILMYKELALALKINSVYSKKKLVAIHENVRVLRFPDHFSSGVYLWSHHEKLVIVDNDVCFIGGLDLCFGRYDSCEHKVGDDPATFWPGKDYYNPRESEPNSWEDTMKDELDRKLYPRMPWHDVHCALWGPPCRDVARHFVQRWNYAKRNKAPNEQAFPLLMPQQHMVIPHYMGNNRELEAENLTVLDTHQVINRENSSSSVSSEDIPLLIPQEADGLDVSNGQLKMNGSNGLHGQPSRPSRVSFSFMKPKVEPLAPDMPMRGFVDERHVLNRERELVSDVVTRSGMKASDKEWWETQERGNLVVSADESGQVGPRVGCRCQVLRSVSQWSAGTSQVEESIHKAYCSLIEKAEHFVYIENQFFISGLSGDEIIRNRVLESLHRRIMRAYHEKQHFRVIIVLPVLPGFQGGLDDVGAASVRAIMHWQYRTISRGNSSILHNLSDLLGPKVHDYISFYGLRSYGRLSDDGLVASSPVYVHSKVMIVDDNTVLVGSANINDRSLLGLRDSEIGVLIEDKEVVESSMGGSPWKAGKFALSLRLSLWSEHLGLQSTEIKKIADPIIDSTYKDIWMATAKTNTAIYLDVFSCIPNDLIHSRASLRQCVSERKGKLGHTTIDLGIAPKNLESYEDGNVKGIDPMDRLAAVKGHLVSFPTEFMLKEDLRPMFKESEYYASPQVFH